One Lysinibacillus sp. OF-1 DNA segment encodes these proteins:
- the phaZ gene encoding intracellular short-chain-length polyhydroxyalkanoate depolymerase: MLQTIQLANGETMAYRKRAGGSHPLVLVHGNMTSSKHWDVLIDALDDKYTIYAIDLRGFGGSSYHQPIYTIKDFSDDVKLFVDAMQLQSFDMIGWSTGGAVCMQFAANYPGYCQQLILLASASTRGYPFYTDLGTGDPACFKRAYNYEDVLVDTSKTKLIQGFYDTKNGEGLRSIWNALIYTHQQPNEEKYQEYIEDMLTQRNLAEVYHALNTFNISAVDNDVTKGSHEALLLQIPILVLRGDRDLVITEEMNAELLQDLGKTAQFVSLKDCGHSPLMDDLAQLTAEIEAFLEIGGRQYAFKQ; the protein is encoded by the coding sequence ATGTTACAAACAATTCAACTAGCAAATGGTGAGACGATGGCATATCGCAAAAGAGCTGGAGGAAGTCATCCTTTAGTGTTGGTTCATGGCAATATGACTTCCTCTAAGCATTGGGATGTGCTGATAGATGCTTTAGATGATAAATACACCATCTATGCAATCGATTTACGAGGCTTTGGAGGTTCATCCTATCATCAGCCAATCTATACCATTAAAGATTTTAGTGATGATGTTAAGCTATTTGTGGATGCGATGCAATTGCAAAGCTTTGACATGATTGGCTGGTCAACTGGCGGAGCTGTTTGTATGCAGTTTGCAGCCAATTATCCAGGTTATTGCCAGCAATTAATCTTACTGGCCTCCGCTTCTACACGTGGCTATCCATTTTATACGGATTTAGGAACAGGCGATCCAGCCTGCTTTAAGCGAGCCTATAACTATGAAGATGTACTTGTGGATACATCGAAAACAAAGCTTATCCAAGGCTTTTATGACACAAAAAACGGCGAAGGTTTACGGTCGATATGGAATGCTTTAATTTATACCCATCAGCAACCAAACGAGGAAAAATACCAAGAATATATAGAGGATATGCTAACACAGCGCAACTTAGCAGAGGTGTATCATGCACTCAATACATTTAATATAAGTGCTGTTGACAATGATGTGACAAAAGGGTCACACGAAGCTCTCCTACTCCAGATACCGATTTTAGTACTGAGAGGGGATCGTGACTTAGTTATTACAGAGGAAATGAATGCGGAATTACTGCAAGACTTAGGCAAAACGGCACAGTTTGTTAGCTTAAAAGATTGTGGACATTCACCATTGATGGATGATTTAGCACAATTAACAGCTGAAATCGAGGCTTTTTTAGAAATTGGAGGAAGACAGTATGCGTTTAAACAATAA
- a CDS encoding 3-oxoacyl-ACP synthase, translating into MTVGIVSTGIYLPQNKMTSQDIAALSNIPEDIIRQKMGIHEKPIPGEHDHTVQMGIWAAQDAIKKANLDPKDIDVIIYMGEEHKEYPLWTASIKMQEELGAVNAWAFDVQLRCGTTIMALKVAKSLMASDDTIHTILLAGGYRNVDFIDYSNPRTRFMYNLAAGGGAILLQKNYEKNQLLEAEIITDGSFSEDVVVPVGGTKTPLTPFHLTENLYQLDVLDPIGMKERLEQKSLSHFLKVIRRSLAKSGYSEEQLDYLAMLHMKRSAHDYILAELGLQQEQSIYLQDYGHIGQIDQILSLQLAQEQNRIQAGALVTLVSAGIGYVWGAITIRWG; encoded by the coding sequence ATGACTGTTGGTATTGTCAGTACAGGTATCTATCTACCTCAAAATAAAATGACTTCGCAGGACATTGCGGCTCTTTCAAATATTCCAGAGGACATTATCCGTCAAAAAATGGGTATTCATGAAAAGCCAATCCCTGGTGAGCATGATCATACCGTGCAAATGGGCATATGGGCAGCACAGGATGCGATAAAAAAAGCAAATCTGGACCCGAAAGATATTGATGTGATCATCTATATGGGTGAAGAGCATAAGGAATACCCACTATGGACAGCCTCCATCAAAATGCAAGAGGAGCTTGGTGCGGTTAATGCATGGGCATTTGATGTGCAATTGCGCTGTGGCACGACGATCATGGCATTGAAAGTAGCGAAAAGTTTAATGGCATCAGATGACACAATTCATACCATTCTTTTAGCAGGTGGCTATCGCAATGTGGATTTTATCGATTACAGCAATCCACGAACGCGCTTTATGTACAATTTGGCGGCTGGTGGAGGTGCCATATTGCTACAAAAAAACTATGAAAAAAATCAGCTTTTAGAGGCGGAAATTATAACAGATGGTTCTTTCTCAGAGGATGTAGTTGTACCAGTTGGAGGTACGAAAACACCGTTAACACCATTCCATTTAACAGAAAATTTATATCAGCTTGACGTTTTGGACCCGATTGGGATGAAGGAGAGGTTAGAACAAAAATCATTAAGCCATTTTTTGAAGGTTATTCGCCGTTCTCTAGCGAAAAGTGGATACAGTGAAGAACAGCTCGACTACTTAGCGATGCTGCATATGAAAAGGTCTGCACATGATTATATTTTAGCAGAGCTTGGCTTACAGCAGGAACAGTCTATTTATTTACAAGACTATGGACATATTGGGCAAATCGATCAAATATTGTCCTTACAGCTAGCTCAGGAGCAAAATCGTATTCAAGCAGGTGCTCTTGTGACACTAGTGAGTGCAGGCATTGGCTATGTTTGGGGGGCTATCACAATACGTTGGGGATAA
- the fabG gene encoding 3-oxoacyl-ACP reductase FabG: MRLNNKVAIITGAANGIGYAAAERFIEEGAWVFIADFDEKAGNLAAQQLGGNAIFIQVDVASRESVNQLVTAVIEQAGRIDILVNNAGITRDAMLTKMTDDQFQQVLDVNLTGVFHCTQEVIPHMVAAGGGKIINTSSVSGVYGNVGQTNYAATKAAIVGMTKTWAKELGRKGINVNAVAPGFTETAMVKKMPENILAQMRAIVPLQRLGTPRDIANAYLFLASDEASYVHGHTLHVDGAIMM, from the coding sequence ATGCGTTTAAACAATAAAGTAGCCATTATTACAGGTGCAGCCAATGGCATCGGCTATGCGGCTGCCGAGCGTTTCATCGAAGAAGGGGCATGGGTATTTATCGCTGATTTCGATGAGAAGGCAGGGAATCTCGCAGCTCAACAACTAGGCGGAAACGCTATATTTATACAGGTGGATGTGGCAAGTAGAGAGAGCGTTAACCAGCTGGTGACAGCAGTGATCGAACAGGCTGGACGCATTGATATTTTAGTGAATAATGCAGGTATTACAAGAGATGCAATGCTAACAAAGATGACAGATGACCAATTTCAGCAGGTGTTAGATGTCAATTTGACAGGCGTTTTTCATTGCACACAGGAGGTCATTCCCCATATGGTGGCAGCTGGAGGTGGCAAAATCATTAATACATCATCGGTTAGTGGGGTCTATGGCAATGTTGGTCAAACGAATTATGCAGCGACGAAAGCTGCCATTGTAGGGATGACCAAAACATGGGCAAAGGAATTAGGGCGTAAAGGCATCAATGTCAATGCAGTGGCACCTGGCTTTACAGAAACAGCTATGGTCAAAAAGATGCCTGAAAATATTTTGGCTCAAATGCGGGCAATCGTGCCGTTACAACGTTTAGGAACCCCACGGGATATAGCCAATGCCTATTTGTTTTTAGCATCTGATGAGGCATCGTATGTTCATGGCCATACGCTTCATGTAGATGGCGCCATTATGATGTGA